A region from the Vicia villosa cultivar HV-30 ecotype Madison, WI linkage group LG3, Vvil1.0, whole genome shotgun sequence genome encodes:
- the LOC131659424 gene encoding uncharacterized protein LOC131659424 has protein sequence MAQAMQNQLNADENAGSRSLATFQRENSPVFKGTHDPDGALDWLKELEQIFHVMDCTPAQKVRYGTHMLAKEADDWWLETLARLEFSGEEVTWNVFRREFLRKYYPEDVRGKKEIEFLELSQGNKSVTEYAAKFTELIKFYPHFDGEGAEFSKCIKFQNGLRSEIKKVVGYQKIRLFFDLVDSCRIFEEDSNAHHKMISDRRGKNQQSRGKPYDAGKGKQRVTHGQRSSGGDAPARIVCFKCGQPGHKSNACNVDARKCFRCGKMGHAMSDCKHKDMVCFTCGEEGHIGSQCPKKKAQSGGKVFALAGTPTTSGDRLIREMVVDLQAKGSVTTSLMCSKCPLSIFNKDFAVDLICLPLSGLDVILGMNWFSSPEEEGVGLLTGKQLRQLMQDEAQMFSLMASLSFENQVRIDELKVVREFPDVFPDEIPDDVRI, from the exons ATGGCTCAGGCTATGCAGAACCAACTGAATGCTGACGAGAATGCTGGATCTCGTAGTTTGGCGACTTTCCAAAGGGAGAATTCGCcggtgttcaagggtacgcatgaccctgatggtgctcttgattggttgAAGGAGCTCGAGCAAATCTTCCATgttatggattgcactcctgcTCAGAAGGTCAGATATGGCACTCATATGCTGGCtaaggaagctgatgattggtggttaGAGACGCTTGCTAGGTTGGAGTTTTCAGGTGAGGAAGTCACTTGGAATGTGTTCcgtagggaatttctgaggaagtactatcctgaagatgttcggggtaagAAAGAGATAGAATTCCTAGAGTTGTCGCAAGGGAACAAGTCTGTGaccgagtatgctgccaagttcacTGAGTTGATTAAGTTCTATCCTCACTTTGATGGCGAAGGTgctgaattttctaagtgcatcaaGTTTCAGAATGGGTTACGCTCGGAGATCAAGAAGGTTGTTGGGTACCAAAAGATCCGTTTGTTTTTTGATTTGGTTGACAGTTGTAGGATCTTTGAGGAAGATAGTAATGCTCATCACAAGATGATTAGTGATAGAAGGGGAAAGAATCAACAAAGTCGCGGGAAACCATATGATGCTGGTAAAGGGAAACAAAGAGTTACTCATGGTCAGAGGTccagtgggggagatgctcctgctaggaTTGTATGTTTCAAGTGTGGTCAACCTGGTCATAAGAGCAATGCTTGTAATGTTGATGCGAGGAAATGTTTCAGATGTGGTAAGATGGGACATGCAATGTCTGATTGCAAGCATAAGGACATGGTATGTTTCACGTGTGGCGAAGAGGGACACATTGGTAGCCAGTGTCCAAAGAAGAAGGCGCAATCTGGTGGAAAGGTGTTTGCTTTAGCTGGGACTCCTACAACAAGTGGAGACCGACTCATCAGAG agatggttgtcgatctTCAAGCTAAGGGATCAGTGACTACTTCTCTGATGTGTTCAAAGTGTCCTTTGTCGATCTTCAACAAAGACTTTGCTGTTGACTTGATTTGTTTGCCGTTAAGTGGATTAGATGTGatattgggtatgaattg gttttcttctcccGAGGAAGAAGGAGTTGGTTTGTTGACTGGTAAGCAGTTGAGGCAATTGATGCAAGACGAAGCACAAATGTTCTCGTTGAtggcgtcattgtcttttgagaaTCAAGTTAGAATTGACGAGTTAAAGGTGGTGCGAGAATTTCCTGATGTGtttcctgatgaaattcctgat GATGTCCGCATCTGa